From one Lolium rigidum isolate FL_2022 chromosome 4, APGP_CSIRO_Lrig_0.1, whole genome shotgun sequence genomic stretch:
- the LOC124650528 gene encoding uncharacterized protein LOC124650528, whose product MEKIQCGSKSNAHRSATAGGSGSSKNKRKAGGGKAIKLVYIDNPMRVSTSEAGFRALVQELTGRHADPSKYTGGGGAVDVDESSAGSPAGPQMGPAPSPGSTAESSEGTAACSQDVVPAAAVGYAYGDEEEDSFPAQLIDNRYSVFSPPTFLYGSHNEL is encoded by the coding sequence ATGGAGAAGATACAGTGCGGCTCCAAGAGCAATGCTCACCGGAGCGCGACGGCCGGCGGGAGCGGTTCCAGCAAGAACAAGCGGAAGGCCGGCGGCGGGAAGGCGATCAAGCTGGTGTACATCGACAACCCGATGCGGGTATCGACCAGCGAGGCGGGCTTCCGCGCGCTCGTGCAGGAGCTCACCGGCCGCCACGCTGACCCTTCCAAGtacaccggcggaggcggcgccgtCGACGTCGACGAGAGCAGCGCGGGAAGCCCAGCCGGGCCGCAGATGGGCCCAGCACCGAGCCCTGGAAGCACGGCGGAGTCGTCGGAAGGCACCGCCGCGTGCAGCCAGGACGTCGTCCCGGCCGCGGCGGTCGGGTATGcgtacggcgacgaggaggaggacagctTCCCGGCGCAACTGATCGACAACAGGTACTCCGTCTTCTCGCCGCCGACGTTCCTCTACGGCTCGCACAACGAGTtgtga